GCCGTACCCCGTCCGGGTCGGCTCGCGCGTCGAGCTGATCGCTCAACCAGTCAACGAACGTGGCCGCGTCCGGATGCAGGTCGGCGACTTGCGTCAACGCGTCGAGCTCGTCCAGGTGCGAGTTCGACTGTCGGCCTGCGCTGACCGACTTGTCGAGCTCGTCGGCGGTGGCGTCCAGACCACCGACGTCACGCACGGCCGCTAACGCGGTGGCGGTCGACACGCGTGCGGCCACCCGCACGTCCCGCAGCTGCTGGAAGAAGTCGACCAGCTGGGTGGCATCCCAGCCGCCGACGTCCTTGCTCAACTGCCGCAGAGCGCGTTCGGTCCACGTGCGTGACGCCAGGGTTCGAAGGTGCTCGCCGCGGACCTTCGCCGATGAGCGTTTCGCTGCTTCCGCCAACGCGTCGCCGGGGATGGTGTGGCCGGCGGTGGCTGCCCGCAGCCACGCCAGTGCGGCAGCGACGCCTGTGCGTGACAGCACCTGCGGGCCGACCGGTGCGGTGTGTGGGATACCGGCGGCGCTGAGGGCGACCTGGACGGGCAGCAACAGTGCGTTGACGCGGCACAGCACCGCGACATCGCCGGGGGCAACGTCCCGGTCGAGCAGGCCGGTGATCCTGTCGGTGACGTAGCGTGCCTGGTCGGTGGCGTCGACCCGGGCGATGGTCAGCGCGTCCGCGTCCCGGTCGCTGCGTGCGCCGCGGATGGTCTTGGCGACCCGGCCGGTGGGTGCGATGCGTCCGAGCAGGTGGATCGCTGCGTCAACGACCGCGGGCGGGCAGCGGTAGTTCACCTCGAGCGCGTGGCTGCCTGCTGCGGGGAACAGCTTGGGATAGTCGACCAGGTACTTGGGTGACGCGCCGACGTACGCGTACAGGGTCTGGTCGTCGTCCCCGACGGCGTGCACCTGCATCTGTGGGGCGGCGAGCAGACGGACCAGCAGCCAGAACGCCGGGGTCAGGTCCTGCGCTTCGTCGACCAGCAGGTGCGTGCAGCTGTGCTGCCAACGGCGTCGCCGCTGCGGGTCGGTGAGCAGCACCCGCAGCGCCATGTGGACCTGCTCGTCGAAGTCGATGAGGTCACGGGCGGACAGTTCGGCGCGGTACCGGTGCAAGACGCGTGCGAACTCAGGTACGTCGTCGGTTGCGTCCTCGATGGTGTCGGGTGCGACCAGCCCCAGCCGCACGCGGCTGAACCCGTCGAGGTACGGGGCGTACACGTCGGTGTTCGCTGTGGGACGGACCGGTGCGAGACGCGCGAGCAGGTCACGTTGTCCGCGTTCGTCGAGCATCCGCACGTCGGGTACGGCGTCACGGACGATGGCGTAGCCCAGGCTGTGGATGGTGCGGACGTTGGCGTCGAGGTCGCGGGTGCGGTCGCGCATCTCGGCGGCAGCCCGGTTGTTGTACGCCAGGGCGGTGACCTGCTGGGGGTGCCAACCGCGTCCGTCGAGCAGGTGACGCAGGCGCGCCGTCAGCACCCGGGTCTTGCCCGACCCGGCCGGTGAGATGATCCGGCAGGCGTACTCGTCAGCTTCGACGGCGGCGCGCTGGTCGGCGGCCAGCCCGTCGCTGGATGGCGCCCACCGTTCGACGGTCAGTGGCCGGTCGCCGGCCAGCTGGTCGATGTGGACGGTGGGCACGGTCGGTCGGGTGCTGCGTGGACCGCCGTCGAGCCACACGTGGGTGCCGTCGGGCAGGGCGACGTCGGCCCGGTGGGACGGTCGGGCGCCGCGGGTCAACGCGTGCCGGATGTGCGGCCACGTCGGGTCCCCATCGGTGGCGTCGTAGCTGTTGACGGCAGCGAGCCACCGGGCGCGTTCTCCGAGGAACGTGAAGTCGTCGGGGAGCAGCCACGGGTCGAGTGTGGTGGCCTCGTCACGGGGGAAGGCGACGTCGTGATCGACCATGAGCACGGTGGCGGTACGGGTCGCCCAGGCGACGGTGAGGCGCTCGACCAGCTGTGATAGGCGGGAGACGTTCGTGGCGTCGGCGGCCGTGATCTGGAGCTGCGGCGCGTGCGACCAGACGTCGGGCGGGAGTTGGCCGGGGCGGATGATGACGTTGCGCCCCAGCTCCGTGGGTGGTGTGGGGGTGGGCATGGTCGGACGCTACCTGTCGCCGGTGACGCGCATCCGGCGGACCGCTGCGGACTGACGATCCGCCGCCACCACATCGTGGATCACTCACCGGGGTCGTAGACGGCGTTGTGGTCGATCCCCTCCAGGAACCCCCGCGCACGCTCGGCCTGCGGGTACCGGGCGACCAGCTCCCAGAACGCCGCCGAGTGGCCCCGGACCTGTAGGTGGGCCAGCTCGTGGACGAGGATGTACTCCAAGACGTACTGCGGGTAGGCGGCGGCACGGCGGCTGATCCGGATGGTGCCGTCGGCAGGTGTGCACGAGCCGTGCCGACGCCCCATCCGCGCCGACCACCGCGCGCTGCGGGCGCGGACGCCGTCTAGGTAGGTATCAGCGAGCACGTCCGCGCGGCGTGCCAGTTCGGCGTCGCCGCCGGCCTCACGCGCCCTCAGCGCGCCGCTGACCCGGTCGACGAGCGTCGCCACGACCTGCTCTTCGTCGGCGGCGGGCATCCCGGCGGGCAGCTGCACCACCACCGCCCCGTCGCGGGCGTAGGCGCTGGCTGTGCGCCGCCGACCGGTGCTGCGTTGGACCTCGACCGGCGGCCGTCCTGCCGCTGCCGGCCGGCGCTCGATGGTGACCTGGCGGCGCCCCACGACGTCCTCCTGTGGCGGGTGGCGCGAACGTAACGGGCCACTGCGACAGCGGTGGCCGGTCGCGATCCGGTGCGACCCGGGGCGTGCGCTGCGCGGACCCCAACGCGCGGGGGGCCCGATCGATCTGCTGTCCACAGCGGTGGAAGACCTTCGTGCTGGGAACGACCCTGCAGGGGCCCTGCGATGACCGTCCCACCCGGCGGTCGCCATGCCGTCCACAACATCGACCGCGGCTCCACAACGACGTCCACAGCCTGTCCACCGCCCGGCGGACCGACCTGTGGACGCCGTGGTTGACCACCAGCCCGCGCCCCGTACGGTGACGCGCGAAGGCCCCCAGCAGCCGAGCCGCCGGACCAGCGTTCCAAGGGGAAGGGAGCGTCGAGACGGCGCGACGGCCGCTGGGGGCCTCCCTGTTCCGCGATGTCCGTTGACCGTCCCGGCGGTGTGCGAGCCGGCGCTCGACTCGGGGGTCCGCCGCCACCGGGATGCCCGTCGCGACGTGTGTCCGCGCCGCCCGGCGGCACGCCGCTATCCGGTCGCTACGCTCGGACCATCCCATGCGAGGGGGTGCTCGTGGCCGACGCAACGGACGCACACCCCGAGCATCCTCACCCAACCGGTGACTCGCCGGGGAAGGCCGCCGCGTTCTTCGATCTGGATCGAACGCTGATCAGCGGTGCGTCGGCGTTCGCGTTCGGCATCGCTGCGTGGCGGAACGACATCGTCCCCACGCGTGAGCTCCTCGGCGACGCGGTGAACGCCATGATCTTCCGGCTGACGGGCGGCTCCGACGAGCGCTCGCAGGAGACCCGCGACCGGATCCTGCGGGCGGTCGCCGGCCAGCAGGTCGACGACCTGGTGGCGCTGGGTGACGACATCATCCCCACGCTGCTGGCCAAGGTCCGCCCCGAAGCCCAGAGCCTGCTCGAGATGCACGCCGACGCGGGCCGCGACCGTTTCATCGTCTCGGCGACGCCGATCGAGATCGTCGAGGACTTCGCGCGAGCCCTGGAGGTCGAAGGCGGCATCGGGACCCGCTCGGAGATCGTCGACGGGTGCTACACGGGCGAGCTCGACGGGCCGTTCGTGTACGGGGCCGGCAAAGCGGAAGCGGTCGAGAAGCTCGCGGCGGAGCGCGGCTACGACCTGCGGCTGTCCTACGCGTACAGCGACTCGTCGAGCGACCTGCCGATGCTGGAGCTGGTCGGGCACCCGGTCGCCGTCAACCCCGACCGCACCCTCGAGCGGGTCGCACACCAGCGCGGCTGGCCGGTGGTGGTGTTCAGCCGGAAAGCCAAGCGGGTCATCAAGACCACCACGGCGGCGTCGGGCGCGGCGGCGCTGGCGGTGGCCAGCTACTTCCTGGGCCGTCGCCACGGTCGGATCGCGACCGAGTCGCGACCGAGCCAACTCGACCTGCTGCGGCCGTGACCGCTGCGGCATCGGAACCGGCCGGGCCGCCCGCGACGTTCGAACGGACGCCCCACCTCGTGCGGCTCCTCGCGGAGACCGAACGCCTGAGCGGGGTGATCGAGCGGGGCGAACCGGCACCGGCCGTGCGTGAGTCGCTCACGGCCAGGGCCGCGGTCGCCTCGATGCGACTGGACGGTTCGCCCGTCGGCGACGTGGCCGAGGTCGAGGACGCCTGGCAGGACGTCTCCGACCTGCCCGCCGCCCCACGAGCCGAGGTCGCCACGCGGGTGGGGACCTGGCTCGACGCGTTACGGGCAGGCAGCGAACCCGACCGGCGGCTGATCGGCTTCGAGTACGGCGGGGTCCGCGCCGCGCTGGCAGCCGATGACCTGACCCGACCGCTGACTACCGACCCGCTAGCGGCCCTGGCCGAGCTGCACCGCCGGCTGACGCGCGGCCTGCTGGACCCGGCCGCAGCCGGCCGCCCGCGCAAGACCCATCAAGCCGTGCACGACGCCAGCGTCGGGCAGGTGGTCTACCACCCGACCGAGCCCGACCGGATCTTCGACCGCCTCGTCGACCTGGTCGCGTGGCTGCGTTCCTCGGGGCCCCGCGAGCACGGCCTGATCGTCAGCGGTGTCGCCCACCAGGTCCTGCTGGAGGTGCATCCCTTCGAGGCAGCCAACGGACGCCTGGCACGGGCAGCAGCGCGACTGCTGCTCCGCGCGCACGGCCTCGACCCTGCCGGTGTGGGATCGGTGGAGATCGCGCTGCAACGCGACCCGCTGGGGTACTACCGCGAGGTGGCCAAGACGATGCGGCGCCGTGACCTCACCATCTGGCTCGAGCGGTGGGGAGAAGCAGTGGCCGAGGGCCTGCGGCTGGCGGCCCGGGAGCTGAACCTGCTCGACCCGACGGTGCCCGACCGCGCCCGTCGGTTCCTCGAGGGCCGCCAGGAGCCGGTGTTCACGATCGCCGATTACCGTGCCGAGGTGGACCCCGACCCGTCCGACGCCCAGGGTGACCTGGCTGCGTTGCTGGATGCGGGACGAGTGCGGCGCGTGCCCAGCGCCCGGGGCCTGCGCTTCACGGTGACCTAGCGGCCGACCGACGGCTGCAGTCCCGCCGGTCGTCGTACAGTGCGGCGTCCGCCCCGCTCCGGAGGTCCCGGTGGAGTTCCGCGAGGTCGTGGCCCGCCGCCGCATGGTCCGCCACTACCGTCCTGATCCGGTGGCGCCGACGGTCGTGGAACGCATCATCGACACGGCACGCCGGGCACCCAGCGCCGGTTTCGCCCAAGGTCAGCGGTTCGTCGTGGTTACCGACCCGGCGACCCGCGCTGCAGTCGCCGACCTCGCGGATGAGGCCACCCACGTCGCGCGGGGCTTCGATCCGTGGATCTCCAGCGCTCCCGTGCACGTCGTGATCTGTGCCGACGTCGGGGCCTACCACGAGCGTTACGGCGAACCCGACAAGCGCGCCGCAGGCGGGAGTGAGCGCGACTGGCCGGTCCCCTACTGGCACGTCGACGCCGGCGCCTCGTTGATGCTGTTGCTACTCGCCGCCGTCGACGAGGGCCTGGCCGCGGGGTTCTTCGGCGTGCACCGTCTCGGTGGGCTCGAGCGCTTGCTGGGGATCCCGGACGACGTCCAGCCGATCGGGGTGGTGACGCTAGGCCACGCGGCACCCGACCGGCGGCCGGCATCGCGACGACGTGGCTGGCGCGAGCTGGGCGCGGTGGTGTCGTGGGACCGGTGGGGTGAGCCCTGACGTGGCCGGGTGAGGCCCGCCCCGGCCGTCCGAACGGTCGTCCGCGCCGAGCGGCCGGTGGCCGACCGTTCGGACGACACCGCCTACGCGGCGTGAACGCTCCGGCTCCGTTACCCTCTGTTCACCGGCGATTGGAGAGGCGTGACCGGAACGCGACCGCTCCGCGCGCTGGACGATGCAACGACACCGGCACCAGGTGAGTTGCGCAGCAGCTTCCTACAGCTGACCGAACGGTTCCGCCCGCACGAGGCAGACGGTCTGTCCGCCCGGTGGGTCGTTGACATCGACGGTGACGGCGCGTACACGGTCCACATCCACAACGGCGGGTGCTTCATATCCGTCGGGGCGCACCCTGATCCCGACACGATCATGCGGACCGATCGCCAGACGTGGCTCAAGCTCGTCAGCGGGGAACAGGACGGCGTCGCCGCCTTCACCCAGGACCGCCTGACCGTCCGCGGTGACCTCAACCTGGCCCTTCGGTTGGAGTCGCTGTTCCGGCCCGGACCCGACACGCAGCGCGTGGTGCGCACCGCCCGCACCAACGCGGCCGGGGTCGACCTGGAATCGATGATCATCGGCCGCGGCACCCCGGTGGTGCTGCTGCACGGGCTCGGAGCGAACAAGGTCTCGTTCGTTCCCACCCTGGACGCGCTGGCATCACACTACGAGGTCCACGCGCTGGACCTGCCCGGGTTCGGCAAGTCCGGCAAGCCCCTGCCGGCCGCCCGACGGTACTCGATGCCGTGGATGGCCGACGTCGTCCACGGCTACCTGCGCGCCCAAGGCATCGGCTACTGCTACGTGGTCGGCAACTCGATGGGCGGGCGCATCGCCGTCGAGTTGGGGCTGCGCCACCCGCGCCGGCTGGGTGGCGTGGTCGGTCTGTGCCCGGCCGTGGCGTTCGACGAGTACCAGTGGGTCGCGCCCACGCTGCGCGTCCTGCACGGCCACTGGCTCGGCTTGGCGCCGATGCCGTTCCGACGCGAGAGCGTCGAGGCTGCCATCCGCGGCATGTTCCACGACCCCTACTGTCTGCGCGCCGACAACGTCACGGCAGCGGCCGAGGAGTTCGTCCGCAACCTCCGCGACCGCCGGCATCGCCTGGCGATCCTGGCGTGCCTGCGACACCTGGCCGCTGAGCGCGCCACCGGCCGGCGTTCGTTCTGGACATCGATCCAACGGTTGCGGGTCCCGTCCTACTGGGTGTTCGGCACCGGCGATCCGCTGGTGTCGGCCGCGTACTGCGAACGGGTCCGCGAGTCGTTGCCCGACGCCCGCTGCGAGGTGTGGGAGGACGTCGGTCACGTCCCACAGTTCGAGGTCCCCGAACGCACCAACGTCCGGGTCGGTGCGTTCATCGACAAGCTCGAGGCTGCCCGCCACCGCTAGGCCGTGCGGTCGTCATCGGTGGCGTCCGCCGCGAGGATCGCGCTAGCGGCCCGCTGCGGCATCGACCAACCACCCCTCCACGACACGGCAGAACCGTCGGGGGACCTCCACATGCGGTGAGTGGCCCACATCTGCCAGGACGTGATGGTCCCAGTCCGGGCGGCGGACCATCAGCCCGCGGATGACGTGCGCCGACACCAGCCGGTCGAGGTCGCCGGCCACCACCAGCGTCGGCGCGGCGACGGCGTGGACCGCCACCAACGGCTCACGCGCGTCGACGAGCATCGCGACCAGCGAACGGGCGGCCTCTGACAGGGCCCGGCGTCGCCACGTGGTGGTGCGGGCGACCTCGAGGTTCTCGATGAGGACGTCGCGGAGCGCCGGGCGGATCCGTTCCACGTCGGCCAGCACGGAAGCCAGCGAATCGTCGACCAGCTGCTCCGCGGTCCGCCGGCGGTAGCCCAGCTCGATCAACGCCCGACCGATGCCGGGCACGGCCGCAGGCAGGATCCGCGACACCGCGGCCGGGGGCAAACGCAGCATGTCCCGGCGCGGCGCGGGCAGCGCCGGGTTGATCAGCACGAGGCGACCGACCTGGTCGGGGCGGTCGGCAGCCAGCAACGTGATCAGCAGCCCACCCATCGAGTTCCCGATCACGGTGGCGTCGCGCCAGCCCAGGTGATCCAGGACGGCCGCGAGGAACCGCGCGTTGGCGCGGACCCGGGCGGAGCCACCCTCGGGCACCGGTGTGCTGCCGAAACCGGGCAGGTCGACCGCGACCACCTCGCCGTGGCGGCTCAACGGCGTGGCCACGTCCAGCCAGTTGCGGGCCGATCCACCCAGGCCATGCACCAGCAGGAGCGGCGGGCCTGCCCCATGCGCCGCTCGGCGCAGCACGTGTGCCGGCCGGCCGCGCACCTGCAGGACCTCACCGTGGATGCCCGACCACGCCGGATCGCGGCGACCCCAGTCCTCCCCGGGGAGCGGTGTGGTCACCGTGGTCTAGGTAGGGCTGTCGAGCTTCGCGCGCAGCTCGTGCGGTTCGGTGACGGGCCGGTCGCAGACCAGGTCGCGGCACACGTACGCCGCCGGCTGACCGTCCACCTCGCCGCGGCCTTCCAGCAGCGGCACCGCCGTGCGGTCACCGTCCGGCGCGGCCACCGCCACCACCGCCCCCGGCAGCGGGCCGGCCCACAGCTCGCGGACCAGTCGCTCGCGGCTCGGCCCGGGCGTGCCCACCACCGCGACCTCACGGGGTCCGGCCAGCACGTCCTCGGCCACCCGCAGCAGCCACCCGTACCCGGTCGGGGCGCGTTCCACGTCGCCCTGGAACAGGCGCAGGACCTCGTCGGTGACGTCCCTCCACGCTGCCTCGCCGGTGTACCCGGCCAGCCGCAGCCCCACCTCCGCCATCACGCTGTTCGCGGACGGCGTCGCGTTGTCCCAGGTCTGCTTGGGGCGGATGTAGAGCTCATCGACGTCGTGCGCGGTCGTGAAGAAGCCGCCGTCATCATCGTCGTGGAACCGACCGCGCGCGTCGTTCGCCCAGTGCACCGCACGCTCGAACCATGTCACGTCCCCGGTTGCGGCGTACAGCTCGAGGCAGGCGACCGCGAGCGTCGCCACGTCCTCCAGGAACGCGGGGACGGTCACGGTCCCGTCCTTCCACACGTGGTGCAAGCGCCCGTCCACCACCAGCGCCTCGTGCAGGAACTCGGCCGTGGTGACCGCCGCGTCGACGTACTCGGGCAGGCCCAGGTACATCCCGGTGGCGACCAGGCCCCGCACCGCGAGCGCGTTCCACGATGTCAGGACCTTGCGGTCGAGACCAGGATGGACGCGCTCCTCGCGCCGCTCGTACAGCGCCGCGCGGACCGCGTCGAGCTCCTCGACGAACTCGGCCAGGTCAAGGCCGCGTTGCTCGCAGAACCGGCCGCGGTCGACCGGTTCGTGCAGGATGTTGGTGCCTTCCCAGTTCCCGCTGGCCGACGCGCCGTAGAACGCCGCGAAGCGATCGGGGTCGGCACCCACCGAGCGGACCACGTCGGCGAACTCGTCCATCGACCACACGAAGAAGCGGCCCTCTTCTCCTTCGGAGTCGGCATCGGTGGCGCTGAAGAACCCACCGGCGTCGTGGCGCAGGTCGCGCAGCAGGTAATCGGCGGTGGAACGCGCGACCCGATCGAACCGCGGGTCGCCGGTGACCGCCGCGGCCTTGGCGTAGACGGCCACCAGCAGGGCGTTGTCGTACAGCATCTTCTCGAAGTGCGGGACGAGCCAACGCCCGTCCGTCGAGTACCGATGGAACCCACCGCCGACGTGGTCGTGGATCCCGCCGCGGGCCATCGCATCGAGGGTGTGGGTGACCGGCTCCAGCCAGCGGTCAGCGGTCTCGCTACCGTCCCGGCGCAGGCGGACGTAACGCTCGACCAGCCACTCCAGTGTCATCGCTTGCGGGAACTTCGGTGCCTGCCCGAACCCTCCCAGAGTGCGATCCCAGGCGCTCAGCGCCACCGGCGCGGCGCGGTCGGCGACCGTGGGGTCTGCGGCACCAGCCGCTGGGCCGGCGGCGCGCTCCGCCAACGCCTCCGCGATCCGCCCCGCCGTCGCCGCGAGCTCGTCGCGGCGGTCGCGCCATGCCTCGTGCACCGACCGCAGCACGCGCACGAAGCCCGGCATCCCCATCCGGTCCTCCTTCGGCCAGTACGTCCCGCCGAAGAACGGACGCCCGTCCGGGGTGAGGAACACCGACATCGGCCAGCCGCCGTGGCCGGTGAGCGCCGTGACCGCGTCCATGTACACCGCATCGACGTCGGGTCGCTCCTCGCGGTCGACCTTGACCGCGACGAAGTGTTCGTTGAGCAGCGCCGCGACCTCGTCGTCCTCGAACGACTCGTGCGCCATGACGTGGCACCAGTGACACGCCGAGTACCCGACCGACAGGAAGATGGGGACGTCACGCCGCTTGGCCTCCTCGAAGGCCTGGTCGCCCCACGGGTACCAATCGACCGGGTTGTCGACGTGCTGGGCCAGGTACGGGGACAGTCCGGTGGGGTCCATCTCGCGGATCAGCGTCAAGAACGAGCCTTCCTGCTGCGATCGGCGCTGACGAGGGTAGGGCCGCCGCGGTGGACGCACGCGGTCAGGCGTCGGGGCCCGTGTCGACGCAAGCCTCCCTGCCCGAAACGACGCCGCGGAAGTTCGTCGCAGCTGCGATGATCGCTACACCAGTCATGGCGAGGAACGCCCCGTGGGGCAAGACATCACCACGACGCAGTTCACCCCCGAAGACCGCCAGAGGTACCGGGAGAAGCTGAAGCGCTGCCTGGACACGCTGCGGGTCCTGCTCGAGCAGGAGGACCGCTTCGAGGTCGGCCGGAGCAGGATCGGCCTGGAGCTCGAGATCTACCTGGTGGACCGCTCCGGCACGCCGATGATGGTCAACGACGAGGTGCTGGCGCGCATCGAGGCCGGCGACTTCCAGACGGAGCTGGGTCAGTTCAACATCGAGTTCAACCTCGCTCCGCACAAGATCGTGGGGACGGTCTTCCGCGAACTCGAAGACGAGCTGCGAGCCAGCCTCAACCACGCGCTGCGCCGAGCAGAAGAGCTGGACGCCCGGATGCTGATCGTCGGGATCCTGCCGACGCTGAAAGACTTGCACGTCACCCGTGAGAACCTCTCGAACAACCCGCGGTACCACGCTCTCAACGACCAGATCCTGGCCGCACGGGGAGAGGCGTTCCGCATCGAGATCGAAGGTCGCGAACGCCTCATGACGATGGCGAACTCGATCATGATGGAAGCGGCGTCGACCTCCTGTCAGCTGCACCTGCAGGTCGACCCGGACGACTTCGCCCGGTACTGGAACGCGGCCCAGGCGCTGTCCGCCGCCCAACTGGGGGTCGGGTGCAACTCCCCTTTCTTCCTGGGCAAGGAGCTATGGCGCGAGACCCGCATCGCGCTGTTCGAGCAGTCGATCGACACGCGTACCGAAGAACTCGCGGCGCAGGGCGTGCGCCCACGTGTTTGGTTCGGGGAACGCTGGATCGACGACGTCCTGGACCTGTACGAGGAGAACGTCCGCTACTTCCCCGCGCTGCTGCCGCTGATCGACGATGAGGACCCGTTCGAGGTACTCGGTCGCGGAGACGTCCCCCACCTACGGGAGCTCACCCTGCACAACGGCACGATCTACCGCTGGAACCGACCCGTGTACACCGTCGCCCGCGGCCGACCACATCTGCGCGTCGAGAACCGAGTGCTGCCGGCCGGTCCCAGCGTCGCGGACGTCATCGCCAACGCAGCGTTCTACTACGGGGCGACGCGGGCGCTCGCCGAGGCGTCGCCGCCCATCTCACAGCAGATGTCGTTCGCGGTCGCCACCGACAACTTCTTCGCCGCTGCGCGGGACGGCATCGACGCCCAGCTGTACTGGCCTGGCTTGGGAACGGTGTCGGCCAGCGAACTCGTCGGTGAGCACCTCCTGCCGCTCGCGCACGAGGGGCTGCGGCGCTGGAACATCGACGACCAGGACCGTGAACGGTTCCTCGGGATCATCGAGCAGCGTTGTGTCACGCGCCAGATCGGGGCGACCTGGCAGGTCGCCACCGTCCGTCACCTGACCGAGCACGACGGCCTCGACCGCGATGCTGCTCTGCTGGAGATGACCCGCTGCTACATCGACCACATGCACGCCAACGAACCGGTGCACACCTGGCCGGTACCCTGCCGCCCGTGAGGCGCGCGTCCGAGACGTACTTCAACGATCTCTCCGACGGGCTGCCCGACCACCTGCTCGACCTCGACGACCTCGAGCTGCTGGGCGAGCTGCAACGGCCTACCCTGATCAGGGTCGCCGGAACTGGGGACGCCCCCCCGCGAGGCGTGGCGTGTCTCCTCCACGGCGACGAGGACACCGGGTACCGCGCGGCGCTGCGGATCCTGCGCCAGCGGCGCCGCTACCCGTTCGACCTGTTCGTCGTGATCGGCAACGTCCGCGCGGCCCTGGCCGACGGCGGCTTCAGAGCCCGCTACCTCGACGATCAAGAGGACTTCAACCGGGTCTGGGGGCGCGAACCAACCACGCGACTACGCCTGGCCGCCAACGGGATCCTGGATGTGCTCCGTCGAGCGAAGATCTCCGCGATGGTCGACGTGCATAACAACAGCGGCACCAACCCCTTCTACGCGATCGTGACGCAGGTCCGCGAGGCCCAGCTCAACCTCGCCACGACCTTCACGACGATGCTGCTGCACTGGGAGCTCGGCGTCGGGACGCTGATGGAGGCCCTCGACGACGTCTGCCCGGCGATCGCCGTCGAGAGCGGGCTGCCCGGCCAGGAAGCGTCCCTGTCGTTCGCCGTCGACGGCCTGCGTCGCTACCTGGGGACCGCGACGATCCGCGACGACGTGGTCGAGCGCGACTACGACCTCCTCGACGACCTGCGCAAGGTCATGGTCCGCCCCGAGGTGCGGTTC
The Actinomycetota bacterium genome window above contains:
- a CDS encoding HAD-IB family hydrolase, with product MADATDAHPEHPHPTGDSPGKAAAFFDLDRTLISGASAFAFGIAAWRNDIVPTRELLGDAVNAMIFRLTGGSDERSQETRDRILRAVAGQQVDDLVALGDDIIPTLLAKVRPEAQSLLEMHADAGRDRFIVSATPIEIVEDFARALEVEGGIGTRSEIVDGCYTGELDGPFVYGAGKAEAVEKLAAERGYDLRLSYAYSDSSSDLPMLELVGHPVAVNPDRTLERVAHQRGWPVVVFSRKAKRVIKTTTAASGAAALAVASYFLGRRHGRIATESRPSQLDLLRP
- a CDS encoding Fic family protein; its protein translation is MTAAASEPAGPPATFERTPHLVRLLAETERLSGVIERGEPAPAVRESLTARAAVASMRLDGSPVGDVAEVEDAWQDVSDLPAAPRAEVATRVGTWLDALRAGSEPDRRLIGFEYGGVRAALAADDLTRPLTTDPLAALAELHRRLTRGLLDPAAAGRPRKTHQAVHDASVGQVVYHPTEPDRIFDRLVDLVAWLRSSGPREHGLIVSGVAHQVLLEVHPFEAANGRLARAAARLLLRAHGLDPAGVGSVEIALQRDPLGYYREVAKTMRRRDLTIWLERWGEAVAEGLRLAARELNLLDPTVPDRARRFLEGRQEPVFTIADYRAEVDPDPSDAQGDLAALLDAGRVRRVPSARGLRFTVT
- a CDS encoding alpha/beta hydrolase, which translates into the protein MTTPLPGEDWGRRDPAWSGIHGEVLQVRGRPAHVLRRAAHGAGPPLLLVHGLGGSARNWLDVATPLSRHGEVVAVDLPGFGSTPVPEGGSARVRANARFLAAVLDHLGWRDATVIGNSMGGLLITLLAADRPDQVGRLVLINPALPAPRRDMLRLPPAAVSRILPAAVPGIGRALIELGYRRRTAEQLVDDSLASVLADVERIRPALRDVLIENLEVARTTTWRRRALSEAARSLVAMLVDAREPLVAVHAVAAPTLVVAGDLDRLVSAHVIRGLMVRRPDWDHHVLADVGHSPHVEVPRRFCRVVEGWLVDAAAGR
- a CDS encoding alpha/beta fold hydrolase, which gives rise to MRSSFLQLTERFRPHEADGLSARWVVDIDGDGAYTVHIHNGGCFISVGAHPDPDTIMRTDRQTWLKLVSGEQDGVAAFTQDRLTVRGDLNLALRLESLFRPGPDTQRVVRTARTNAAGVDLESMIIGRGTPVVLLHGLGANKVSFVPTLDALASHYEVHALDLPGFGKSGKPLPAARRYSMPWMADVVHGYLRAQGIGYCYVVGNSMGGRIAVELGLRHPRRLGGVVGLCPAVAFDEYQWVAPTLRVLHGHWLGLAPMPFRRESVEAAIRGMFHDPYCLRADNVTAAAEEFVRNLRDRRHRLAILACLRHLAAERATGRRSFWTSIQRLRVPSYWVFGTGDPLVSAAYCERVRESLPDARCEVWEDVGHVPQFEVPERTNVRVGAFIDKLEAARHR
- a CDS encoding M48 family metallopeptidase codes for the protein MGRRQVTIERRPAAAGRPPVEVQRSTGRRRTASAYARDGAVVVQLPAGMPAADEEQVVATLVDRVSGALRAREAGGDAELARRADVLADTYLDGVRARSARWSARMGRRHGSCTPADGTIRISRRAAAYPQYVLEYILVHELAHLQVRGHSAAFWELVARYPQAERARGFLEGIDHNAVYDPGE
- a CDS encoding ATP-dependent helicase, producing MPTPTPPTELGRNVIIRPGQLPPDVWSHAPQLQITAADATNVSRLSQLVERLTVAWATRTATVLMVDHDVAFPRDEATTLDPWLLPDDFTFLGERARWLAAVNSYDATDGDPTWPHIRHALTRGARPSHRADVALPDGTHVWLDGGPRSTRPTVPTVHIDQLAGDRPLTVERWAPSSDGLAADQRAAVEADEYACRIISPAGSGKTRVLTARLRHLLDGRGWHPQQVTALAYNNRAAAEMRDRTRDLDANVRTIHSLGYAIVRDAVPDVRMLDERGQRDLLARLAPVRPTANTDVYAPYLDGFSRVRLGLVAPDTIEDATDDVPEFARVLHRYRAELSARDLIDFDEQVHMALRVLLTDPQRRRRWQHSCTHLLVDEAQDLTPAFWLLVRLLAAPQMQVHAVGDDDQTLYAYVGASPKYLVDYPKLFPAAGSHALEVNYRCPPAVVDAAIHLLGRIAPTGRVAKTIRGARSDRDADALTIARVDATDQARYVTDRITGLLDRDVAPGDVAVLCRVNALLLPVQVALSAAGIPHTAPVGPQVLSRTGVAAALAWLRAATAGHTIPGDALAEAAKRSSAKVRGEHLRTLASRTWTERALRQLSKDVGGWDATQLVDFFQQLRDVRVAARVSTATALAAVRDVGGLDATADELDKSVSAGRQSNSHLDELDALTQVADLHPDAATFVDWLSDQLDARADPDGVR
- a CDS encoding nitroreductase family protein, producing MEFREVVARRRMVRHYRPDPVAPTVVERIIDTARRAPSAGFAQGQRFVVVTDPATRAAVADLADEATHVARGFDPWISSAPVHVVICADVGAYHERYGEPDKRAAGGSERDWPVPYWHVDAGASLMLLLLAAVDEGLAAGFFGVHRLGGLERLLGIPDDVQPIGVVTLGHAAPDRRPASRRRGWRELGAVVSWDRWGEP